A portion of the Vicinamibacteria bacterium genome contains these proteins:
- a CDS encoding 6-pyruvoyl-tetrahydropterin synthase-related protein, whose protein sequence is MSLPRWRERTADALGLLVLLLVLLDYLRPSLLFLPTIAAGGDTPCHYPTAVWFHERLLPSLRLHGWYPGAYLGQPLLLYYFPLPFLIISGLAPLTGMPVAFKLGTVLGVFLLPLLTYAALRLLGFGFPAPLLGAAGALVFLFLEENAIWGGSLASTLTGEFAYTYGIGLAVLFLGCTYRCFADGRGPWVPALLLALTALAHGYAVLWAGLSASYFLYAARRPARTLRWLLALAGLAFALAGVTLVPLLFYWRWTTPYDDPWITVTTHGLFPFLLWPLFVVASAGLLSTLLWARRTGGPDHRLLFLIHAAAVGAALAAAGPALGIIDVRFVPFTHLALCLAGGVSLGLGLRLLSAPDLAALGLVLVAVCHVDGQSKVLRSWIDWNYTGLEAKELWPAFRELSDRLQGTVADPRVAVEYSATHEKAGSIRMYETLPFFTGRSTLEGVYNQASLQTHAVYYLASELFASSPNPFRSREYSHFDPENAFPRLRLFNVNEVVALSPQLISALDARADVMSVASIPPYRIFHLASSGSSYVEPLPFAPVRSPPAHWRDKAYRWFTRKPLSPAPLVFTDDPRIGVVEKDEWLAPPLLPLPGDVKVEERVEAEGLTITTDHPGHPLLVKISYHPRWRAEGADGPYLISPALMMVIPRQSTVRLIYPSRNAADWLGLGLSGIALGVVAAALRRRRRVSESSPTPGPNPVEACALPSPGRRWGGLVPGGLLLLLVASRFASGPRHPAGDPTTLYERASRAYAAEHFEEAAEYARHGASFAPGGSPLRAEMLCLRGESLARVGHPREAAEAFSALVLEAPTSPYVAQALFGGAAAREAAGDAEGADADRKRLREEFSDTPWARRLEAEESAKER, encoded by the coding sequence ATGTCATTGCCCCGCTGGCGGGAGCGGACCGCGGACGCCCTCGGCCTCCTCGTTCTGCTCCTGGTGCTCCTGGACTACCTCCGACCCTCGCTGCTCTTCCTGCCCACCATCGCCGCGGGGGGTGATACGCCCTGCCACTATCCCACCGCGGTCTGGTTCCACGAGCGCCTCCTGCCGAGCCTGCGCCTCCACGGCTGGTATCCCGGGGCCTATCTTGGGCAGCCGCTCCTTCTCTACTACTTTCCCCTTCCCTTCCTCATCATCTCGGGCCTGGCCCCCCTGACGGGCATGCCCGTGGCCTTCAAGCTCGGCACCGTGCTCGGGGTGTTCCTCTTGCCTCTGCTGACCTACGCCGCGCTCCGGCTCCTGGGTTTCGGTTTTCCCGCCCCCCTTCTGGGAGCGGCGGGGGCCCTCGTGTTCCTCTTCCTGGAGGAGAACGCGATCTGGGGGGGCAGCCTGGCCAGCACCCTGACCGGAGAGTTCGCTTATACGTATGGCATCGGTCTCGCCGTCCTCTTCCTGGGATGCACGTATCGGTGCTTTGCCGATGGCCGTGGACCCTGGGTCCCGGCCCTCCTCCTTGCCCTCACCGCCCTCGCCCACGGGTACGCCGTGCTCTGGGCCGGCCTCTCCGCTTCCTATTTCCTTTACGCGGCCCGCCGCCCGGCGCGGACGCTGCGCTGGCTCCTGGCCCTGGCCGGGCTGGCCTTCGCCCTTGCCGGCGTCACCCTCGTGCCCCTCCTTTTCTATTGGCGCTGGACCACGCCCTACGATGACCCCTGGATCACGGTCACCACCCATGGGCTCTTCCCGTTTCTGCTCTGGCCCCTCTTCGTGGTCGCCTCAGCCGGCCTCCTGTCTACGCTCCTCTGGGCCCGTCGTACCGGGGGGCCCGACCACCGGCTGCTGTTCCTCATCCACGCGGCGGCGGTGGGGGCGGCCTTGGCCGCGGCGGGGCCGGCCCTCGGCATCATCGACGTCCGCTTCGTCCCCTTCACCCACCTCGCGCTTTGCCTGGCGGGGGGCGTCAGCCTCGGCCTCGGCCTCCGCCTCCTGTCCGCCCCGGACCTGGCCGCCCTGGGCCTGGTGCTCGTCGCCGTCTGCCACGTAGACGGGCAATCGAAGGTACTGCGCTCCTGGATCGACTGGAACTACACCGGCCTCGAGGCCAAGGAGCTGTGGCCCGCCTTCCGCGAGCTCTCCGACCGCCTCCAGGGCACGGTCGCCGATCCGCGGGTGGCCGTCGAATACAGCGCCACCCACGAAAAAGCGGGATCCATCCGGATGTACGAGACCCTGCCCTTCTTCACCGGCCGCTCCACCCTCGAGGGGGTCTACAACCAGGCCAGCCTCCAGACCCACGCCGTCTATTACCTGGCCTCCGAGCTCTTCGCGAGCTCTCCCAACCCCTTCCGAAGCCGTGAGTACTCGCACTTTGATCCCGAGAACGCCTTTCCCCGCCTGCGGCTCTTCAACGTCAACGAGGTCGTGGCCCTCTCGCCCCAGCTCATCTCCGCCCTGGACGCCCGGGCCGACGTGATGAGCGTGGCCAGCATCCCCCCCTACCGGATCTTCCATCTGGCCTCCTCCGGCTCCTCCTACGTGGAGCCGCTCCCCTTCGCGCCCGTGCGTTCCCCACCCGCCCATTGGCGGGACAAGGCCTACCGCTGGTTCACGCGCAAGCCGCTCAGCCCTGCCCCCCTCGTCTTCACCGATGACCCCCGCATCGGGGTCGTGGAGAAGGATGAGTGGCTGGCCCCGCCCCTCCTGCCCCTCCCCGGGGACGTGAAGGTGGAGGAGAGGGTGGAGGCGGAAGGCCTCACCATCACCACCGACCATCCGGGCCACCCCCTGCTGGTGAAGATCTCCTACCACCCGCGCTGGCGGGCGGAGGGAGCGGACGGCCCTTACCTGATCTCGCCCGCTCTCATGATGGTGATACCCCGGCAGAGCACGGTGCGGCTCATTTACCCCTCGCGCAACGCCGCCGACTGGCTGGGCCTCGGACTCTCCGGGATCGCCCTCGGAGTCGTGGCCGCGGCCTTGCGGCGCCGGCGGCGGGTCTCCGAGTCAAGCCCCACTCCGGGGCCAAACCCGGTGGAGGCGTGCGCCCTGCCCTCGCCCGGCCGCCGCTGGGGCGGTCTCGTCCCCGGCGGCCTCTTGCTCCTCCTGGTGGCCAGCCGGTTTGCGAGCGGGCCCCGTCATCCGGCGGGGGATCCGACGACCCTCTACGAACGCGCGTCGAGAGCGTACGCCGCCGAGCATTTCGAAGAGGCTGCGGAGTACGCCCGGCACGGCGCCAGTTTCGCGCCCGGGGGGTCGCCTCTGCGCGCGGAGATGCTCTGCTTGCGCGGGGAGAGCCTGGCCCGAGTCGGTCACCCGCGGGAAGCGGCGGAGGCCTTCTCCGCTCTGGTGCTCGAGGCCCCCACCAGCCCCTACGTGGCCCAGGCCCTGTTCGGAGGAGCGGCGGCGCGGGAGGCGGCCGGTGACGCCGAAGGCGCGGACGCCGATCGAAAGCGTTTGCGGGAGGAGTTTTCCGACACCCCCTGGGCCCGCCGCCTGGAGGCAGAGGAGAGCGCGAAAGAGCGCTAG
- a CDS encoding response regulator, with amino-acid sequence MKQAARILIVDDDPEIGGMLTRSLSRHGFQIDAVGSAEEALARTETTVYDAALVDLVMPGRDGADLAAALRRKIPGMPIGLLTGYTNSPLIPTAERSGVAVFTKPVIIKDLVDFLRSEIT; translated from the coding sequence ATGAAGCAGGCGGCCCGCATCCTGATCGTCGACGACGACCCGGAGATCGGCGGGATGCTCACGCGCTCTTTGTCCCGTCACGGGTTCCAGATCGACGCCGTGGGCTCGGCAGAAGAAGCCCTCGCGCGCACGGAGACCACCGTTTACGACGCGGCCTTGGTGGATCTGGTCATGCCCGGCCGCGACGGGGCCGACCTGGCAGCAGCCCTGCGCCGGAAGATCCCCGGCATGCCGATCGGTCTCCTGACCGGCTACACCAATTCTCCCCTGATCCCCACCGCCGAGCGCTCCGGCGTGGCCGTCTTCACCAAGCCCGTCATCATCAAGGACCTGGTGGACTTTCTCCGGTCTGAGATCACCTAG
- a CDS encoding ribonuclease H-like domain-containing protein: MLSTPSLQDRLRRLRRDPGPVPLEALEETLLGEAGEGSLKARLERLVATAYRARPRPPAVAVPLEELVQGMRIENERGEFFLMEADVHLEARQGEVPLSRFRSLAPATVGVLTAEPELTSFDLPSAVFLDTETTGLAGGAGTAAFLVGIGYVEGDRFVVRQYFMRDYHEEASLLHALASDLRRFSHLVTFNGKMFDLPLLDARYRLNRGRFPLAEMPHLDLLHPARRLWKARLESCRLQSLERELLGLYREDDIPGEEIPQVYFDYVRRRDARALARVFAHNRQDIVSLAALSILACQWVEGDLAEDPRDVYSLARVLERARLYERSESEYRRAAAQGTGPLRTAALLGLAARAKRAGDLEEAAGLWAAAAEAGEPLAMHELAMQHEHRRRDPEAALSVVDRALDLLERREDPRSRRLARAFWRRRERLLRKQEAAHRRGSDRRAETPR, translated from the coding sequence TTGCTGAGCACGCCCTCCCTCCAGGACAGGCTGCGACGCCTGCGCCGCGACCCCGGCCCCGTCCCCCTCGAGGCCCTGGAGGAGACCCTGCTCGGAGAGGCCGGGGAGGGCTCCTTGAAGGCCCGCTTGGAGCGCCTGGTGGCCACCGCTTACCGGGCCCGTCCGCGCCCGCCGGCGGTGGCGGTGCCCCTCGAGGAGTTGGTCCAGGGGATGAGGATCGAGAACGAGCGGGGGGAGTTCTTTCTCATGGAGGCGGATGTCCACCTCGAGGCCCGACAGGGAGAGGTCCCCTTGAGCCGCTTCCGCTCCCTGGCTCCCGCCACGGTGGGCGTCCTCACCGCGGAGCCGGAGCTCACCTCCTTCGATCTCCCCTCCGCCGTGTTCCTGGACACCGAGACCACGGGCCTGGCGGGGGGAGCGGGCACGGCCGCCTTCCTGGTCGGAATCGGCTACGTGGAGGGGGACCGTTTCGTCGTCCGCCAGTACTTCATGCGCGACTACCACGAGGAAGCCTCCCTCCTGCATGCGCTGGCCAGTGACCTCCGCCGCTTCTCCCACCTGGTCACCTTCAACGGAAAGATGTTCGACCTCCCCCTCCTCGACGCCCGCTATCGCCTGAACCGGGGGCGATTCCCCCTGGCCGAGATGCCCCACCTGGACCTTCTGCACCCCGCCCGCCGGCTGTGGAAGGCTCGCCTAGAGTCGTGCCGCTTACAGTCCCTGGAGAGGGAGCTCCTGGGCCTGTACCGGGAGGACGACATCCCCGGGGAGGAGATTCCCCAGGTTTATTTCGATTACGTGCGCCGCCGGGACGCCCGCGCTTTGGCCCGCGTCTTTGCCCACAACCGCCAGGACATCGTTTCCCTGGCCGCGCTCTCCATCCTGGCCTGCCAATGGGTGGAGGGGGACCTGGCCGAGGACCCGCGCGATGTCTACAGCCTGGCCCGAGTGCTCGAGCGCGCGCGGCTCTACGAGCGCTCGGAGAGCGAGTACCGGCGCGCGGCCGCGCAGGGGACGGGCCCCCTGCGCACCGCCGCCCTGCTCGGGCTGGCCGCGCGGGCCAAGCGGGCCGGCGATCTCGAGGAGGCGGCCGGCCTCTGGGCGGCGGCCGCGGAAGCGGGGGAGCCCCTGGCCATGCACGAGCTGGCCATGCAACATGAGCACCGCCGGCGTGACCCCGAGGCGGCCCTTTCGGTGGTGGACCGCGCCCTCGACCTCCTGGAACGGCGGGAGGACCCGCGATCGCGGCGCCTGGCCAGGGCCTTCTGGCGCCGGCGGGAGCGTCTGCTGCGCAAGCAAGAGGCCGCCCATCGCCGGGGGAGCGATCGGCGGGCCGAGACCCCTAGGTGA